From Panthera uncia isolate 11264 chromosome E1, Puncia_PCG_1.0, whole genome shotgun sequence, one genomic window encodes:
- the COG1 gene encoding conserved oligomeric Golgi complex subunit 1: protein MAAAATSPALKRLDLRDPAALFETHGAEEIRGLERQVRAEIEHKKEELRQMVGERYRDLIEAADTIGQMRRCAEGLVDAVKATDQYCARLREAGSAAPPPPRDPQPQQPSQEKFYSMAAQIKLLLEIPEKIWSSMEASQYLHATQLYLLCCHLHSLLQLDSSGSRYSPVLLRFPILIRQVAAASHFRSTILHESKLLLKCQAVSDQAVAEALCSIMLLEESSPRQALADFLLARKAAIQKLLNQPHHSTGIKTQVCSLVELLATTLNQAHALFYTLPEGQLPDPSLPCGLLFSTLETITGQHPTGKGAGVLQEEVKLCSWSRHLPASVVQFQPALRTLAQPISQEYLKDTLRKWIHMCNEDIKNGITNLLFYVKSIRGLAGIRDAMWELLTSESTNHSWDVICQRLLEKPLLFWEDLMRQLFLDRLQTLTREGFDSISTGCKELLISALQELESSTSSCAASKHIHLEHNMSLFLWSESPQDLPPDAAWVSVAHRGPRAGGGLSMKAQAVSPCVQDFCSALDAKLQVQLDDLLAYLPSADSSLPKDVSPVQAKSCAFDRYADAGTVLELLQAQSVACIERITACIRAELHGTEQVVQGQRDALDSVQLHAVLFMARLCQSLGELCPHLKQCVLGKSRNSEKPARDPKALKKQGKGTTREVLPSQAKWQEVKELLLRQSVMGYRVWSSAVVKVLAHGFTQSLLLDDAGSILATATSWDELEIQEEAESGSCIMSTIRLPTQPSWYVQSFLFSLCQEINRVGGHALPKVTLQEMLKSCMVQVVAAYEKLSEEKQVKKEGAFPMTQNRALQLLYDLRYLSIILTARGEEVKSGRSKQDSRIEKVADSLETLIDPFDLDVFTPHLNSNLTRLAQRTSVLFGLVTGTENQFTPRSNTFNSQEPHNILPLASSQIRFGLLPLSMTSTRKAKSTSRSIETKTQVGPPALSRAGDPTHPGSLFRQLVSEEEDASTPSLFKLGWLSSMTK, encoded by the exons ATGGCGGCCGCGGCCACTTCTCCCGCGCTGAAGCGGCTGGACCTGCGCGACCCCGCGGCGCTCTTCGAGACACATGGAGCGGAGGAGATCCGCGGGCTGGAGCGCCAGGTTCGGGCCGAGATCGAGCACAAGAAAGAGGAGCTGCGGCAAATGGTGGGAGAGCGGTACCGCGACCTGATCGAGGCGGCCGACACCATCGGCCAGATGCGCCGCTGCGCCGAGGGACTGGTGGACGCCGTGAAGGCCACCGACCAGTACTGCGCCCGTCTCCGCGAAGCCGGCTCGGCCGCCCCCCCGCCGCCGCGGGACCCGCAG ccccagcagccaTCCCAGGAGAAGTTCTACAGCATGGCTGCCCAGATCAAGCTACTCTTGGAAATTCCTGAGAAGATCTGGAGCTCCATGGAGGCCTCTCAGTACCTCCATGCCACACAGCTGTACCTGCTCTGCTGCCACCTCCACAGCCTGCTCCAGCTGGATTCTTCTGGCTCCCGATACAGCCCCGTCCTCTTGCGATTCCCGATACTCATCCGGCAGGTCGCAGCGGCCAGCCACTTCCG GTCAACTATTCTGCACGAAAGCAAGCTGCTGCTCAAATGCCAAGCCGTGTCTGACCAGGCTGTAGCCGAGGCCCTGTGCTCGATAATGCTCTTAGAAGAGAGTTCTCCTCGCCAGGCCCTAGCAGACTTCCTGTTGGCCAGAAAGGCAGCTATTCAGAAACTGCTCAACCAGCCGCACCACA GTACTGGCATCAAGACTCAGGTCTGCTCGTTAGTGGAGCTGCTGGCCACCACTTTGAACCAGGCTCATGCTCTTTTCTACACTTTACCAGAAGGCCAGCTGCCAGATCCGTCCCTGCCATGCGGCTTGCTCTTCTCAACTCTAGAGACCATCACGGGCCAGCATCCGACCG GGAAGGGCGCCGGTGTTCTGCAAGAGGAGGTGAAACTGTGCAGCTGGTCCAGACACCTGCCGGCATCCGTCGTCCAGTTCCAGCCGGCTCTCCGAACCTTGGCACAGCCCATCAGTCAGGAGTACCTGAAAGACACGCTGCGGAAATGGATCCACAT GTGTAATGAAGACATTAAAAACGGGATCACCAACCTGCTTTTTTACGTGAAGAGCATAAGAGGGCTCGCAGGGATCCGGGATGCCATGTGGGAATTACTTACCAGCGAGTCCACCAACCACAGCTGGGACGTGATATGTCAGCGGCTTCTGGAGAAGCCACTCCTGTTCTGGGAGGATTTGATGCGGCAGCTGTTCCTTGACCGGTTACAG ACCCTGACAAGAGAAGGCTTCGACTCCATCTCTACCGGCTGCAAGGAGCTCCTCATTTCCGCCCTGCAGGAGCTCGAGAGCAGCACCAGCAGCTGCGCTGCGAGTAAGCACATCCACTTGGAGCACAAcatgtctctcttcctctggtcCGAGAGTCCCCAGGACCTGCCTCCCGATGCCGCCTGGGTCAGCGTGGCGCACCGGGGGCCGCGTGCCGGCGGCGGGCTCTCCATGAAGGCGCAGGCGGTCAGCCCCTGCGTCCAGGACTTCTGCTCTGCCCTGGACGCTAAGCTGCAGGTTCAGCTGGACGACCTCCTGGCCTACCTTCCCTCTGCGGACTCGTCACTGCCCAAGGACGTCTCCCCCGTGCAAGCCAAGAGCTGTGCCTTCGACAGGTACGCGGATGCGGGCACCGTGCTGGAGCTGCTGCAGGCGCAGTCCGTGGCGTGCATCGAGCGCATCACGGCCTGCATCCGGGCAGAGCTGCACGGCACGGAGCAGGTGGTGCAGGGGCAGCGGGATGCCCTCGACAGCGTCCAGCTGCACGCGGTCCTTTTCATGGCCAGACTCTGCCAGTCGCTGGGAGAGCTGTGTCCCCATCTGAAGCAGTGCGTCTTAGGAAAGTCCAGGAACTCTGAGAAACCAGCAAGGGACCCTAAGGCTCTgaaaaagcagggaaaggggacCACTCGGGAAGTACTTCCTTCGCAGGCCAAGTGGCAGGAAGTCAAGGAGCTGCTCCTGCGGCAGAGCGTGATGGGTTACCGCGTGTGGAGCTCGGCGGTTGTGAAG GTTTTGGCTCACGGATTCACCCAGTCGTTACTTCTAGACGATGCCGGCTCCATCCTGGCCACAGCCACCAGCTGGGATGAACTAGAAATCCAGGAGGAAGCGGAGTCTGGCAGCTGCATCATGTCCACAATCCGACTCCCTACACAG CCATCCTGGTATGTCCAGTCCTTCCTGTTTAGCCTCTGCCAGGAAATTAACCGGGTTGGAGGCCACGCTTTGCCAAAAGTGACCCTGCAGGAGATGCTGAAAAGCTGTATGGTCCAGGTGGTGGCTGCGTATGAgaaactttcagaagaaaaacaggtgaag AAAGAAGGTGCGTTCCCCATGACCCAGAATCGGGCCCTGCAGCTGCTTTATGATCTGCGCTATCTCAGCATCATTCTGACAGCCAGGGGTGAGGAGGTGAAGAGTGGCCGCAGCAAGCAGGACTCCAG AATTGAGAAAGTGGCCGACTCCCTGGAAACACTCATTGACCCGTTTGACCTGGATGTCTTCACACCACACCTCAACAGCAACCTCACGCGGCTGGCGCAGCGAACCTCT GTTCTGTTTGGATTGGTCACTGGTACAGAGAACCAGTTCACGCCCAGGAGCAACACGTTC